The Nycticebus coucang isolate mNycCou1 chromosome 17, mNycCou1.pri, whole genome shotgun sequence nucleotide sequence AAGTTATTTATGGCTAGTCTTAAGTATCATCCACAATGAAAGGGTTTATACTATTAAGCTCCAGATAGGGAGGAGTGGGAGAAAAGGAgcaaaaaagaatttaagttaataataatacaaaCCATCACAAATAAAGTTGTACTAGCATTGACAAAACCACAAAATTTACCTGGTAGTTGAAAATGACACAAAGTTCACATATGACATCTACCTCTACTCACCCCTTCCCACCCCACTCCGCAAAAATACATCTGTACTTACCCTCTAGTAATTTGTACCTTTTAAATGTGAGGTTAAAGTGTAGGAAGTCATTGCAACATAGCATAAAGACCGGGGTTTTTAAGCTGGGCTCGCCTAAAGGCCGGCCCTGGTCAAGACCCAGATCTGCCTTTTACGTGTATGACCTTGCACAAGTCATTCAACCTCTTCAAGTCTCCCTAGACTGTTAGCTCCTCAGGGGCAAAGACCACGTCTGCCTAACTCACGGGTGTAAACCCTGACCCACAGCACTGAAACATCAGTGCCTTCTTGTATAAAATAAGGGCGGCAGCAGTATTCCTCTCACCGCCGTAACTGAAGAAGCGAGATCATATAAAGTTCTGGCAAGGAGCCTGATCATGGTAAAAAGCTCAATAAAAGTTACCTGTTACTGACATTACCTAGCAGCTGTCAAACCTGCAATAACGTATGCAATAATGTCAAATACTAACATGCAAAGCTTACACTTTAAGCAAGGtatagattgattttttttaatgttcacagAAAACCTAAGAACAGTTTCTAAACTACTAGGTTGGGAATCTACAAGCAGGTGAACCCTGAACTGTGGGTCAACAAACACAAACTAGTAAAAGACGTTCAGTATACTCCCAAGTTGTTCTACTTCCAAAAACAGGCCAGAAGCGTGGGCCCCCCTGGCTTCCCAGTGTCCCCTTCGGACTTCCCCCGGCTGTCAGGGACCCCCCTCCTCCGCGCTCAGGGGGAGGAGAGACCTCGGGGGCGGGGGCCGGGCTGGGGGAAGCCGGCGTCCCTGCGCCTCTCGCCCAGACCCACCTTGAGCAGGATGGACGGCGGCAGCTGGTTGATGTCTGGGGTTTCCGAGGGCGACTCCTTGTGACAGTCGCAGGCGTTCTCGGGCGGCTCCTGACAGTCCGCGTCGCCGCATTCATGCTGCTGCTGGGCGGACGAGGGGGCGGTGCCCCCGGCTCGAACCGCGTCCCCGCCGGCCTCGGAGGGGACACCTTCGGGGGCGGGAGAGGAGGGCGGGGGGCAGAGGGGCTGCTCCGGGCCCTGGCAGCAGCCGGCGTCGGGGGGCCGCGGCGGCGAGGCGCCTCCCCCCGCGGGCGctcccccgccgccgccgccgccgcagcccCCGCCGCCGCAGCGGGGCTGCTTGCAGGGGGTGCAGGCGGGGACCCCGGCCCCCTTCCGCTTGCACACCATTTCGGGGGGCGTGGGGGGCTCGGCGGGCGGCGGCCCCCGGAAGAGCTGCACGGCGGCGGGCGGCCCCAGGAAGCGCACGGGCCCCACGCTGGCCAGGAAGAGGCTTCGGCCCTGCTGCTcccaggcggcggcggcggcggcggccagCCCCAACTCTTTGCAGCAGGAGGCGGGGGACGAGGCCgaggcggcggcagcggcggcggcggcggccgaggAGAGCAGGAAgcggcgggcggcggcggcgcagTCCTCGGCGGCCAGGGCCGCGTAGCGCCGCGCCAGGTGCTGAGAGGCGGTGGCGGCGGCGTAGGCCCCGTCCCGCGGCGGCGGCGAGAGCTGCGGCTCCTCCTCTGGGCCGGCGGGGGCGGGCGCGCCGGGGCTGTGCACGATGAAGCAGAGCATGCAGGGCCCGCGGAAGAAGCAGTCCCGGCTCCGGGGCGCCGCCGGCTGCGGGGACGCCTTGGCCGGGGTCCGGCGGGGCAGCCTGAGGAGAGGGCGCCGGCGCCGGCACCAGCTGCAACAGCGAGGCCTCTTCTGGCTCGGGCGGTTACGCGGCTCCTTCGAGAGAAGGTGGCCCATATAGAAGGCCCCAAGGCGGGGGACCgggacgggagggagggaggcccagagaggcgGGCTCCCGGCAGCGGGGCAGGCCGCTCGCTGGCTCGGCCTCCGGCCCGCGGCGGGGTCACCCGCCCTGCGCACACACGGGCACACACGCGACGCTGGGGGGTGGGCGTCAGCTGCGGGCCGCCGGGGTGCCCGACGGGGGCTACATGCTTTGCCCAGGGAAGCCGGGAGAACGATGGGCGCGAGCTTTGGGGACGCGAGGGAGGGAGCGAGCGAGCCTGCCGGCTAGGCGACCAGTCCGGGCTCGGCCGGCCGGCTCAGTCAGTCTGCGCGGC carries:
- the FBXL17 gene encoding F-box/LRR-repeat protein 17 isoform X2 — protein: MGHLLSKEPRNRPSQKRPRCCSWCRRRRPLLRLPRRTPAKASPQPAAPRSRDCFFRGPCMLCFIVHSPGAPAPAGPEEEPQLSPPPRDGAYAAATASQHLARRYAALAAEDCAAAARRFLLSSAAAAAAAAASASSPASCCKELGLAAAAAAAWEQQGRSLFLASVGPVRFLGPPAAVQLFRGPPPAEPPTPPEMVCKRKGAGVPACTPCKQPRCGGGGCGGGGGGGAPAGGGASPPRPPDAGCCQGPEQPLCPPPSSPAPEGVPSEAGGDAVRAGGTAPSSAQQQHECGDADCQEPPENACDCHKESPSETPDINQLPPSILLKIFSNLSLDERCLSASLVCKYWRDLCLDFQFWKQLDLSSRQQVTDELLEKIASRSQNIIEINISDCRSMSDTGVCVLAFKCPGLLRYTAYRCKQLSDTSITAVASHCPLLQKVHVGNQDKLTDEGLKQLGSKCRELKDIHFGQCYKISDEGMIVIAKGCLKLQRIYMQENKLVTDQSVKAFAEHCPELQYVGFMGCSVTSKGVIHLTKLRNLSSLDLRHITELDNETVMEIVKRCKNLSSLNLCLNWIINDRCVEVIAKEGQNLKELYLVSCKITDYALIAIGRYSVTIETVDVGWCKEITDRGATLIAQSSKSLRYLGLMRSMK